The following are encoded in a window of Oncorhynchus masou masou isolate Uvic2021 chromosome 17, UVic_Omas_1.1, whole genome shotgun sequence genomic DNA:
- the LOC135559047 gene encoding ras-related protein Rap-2b-like — MREYKVVVLGSGGVGKSALTVQFVTGSFIEKYDPTIEDFYRKEIEVDSSPSVLEILDTAGTEQFASMRDLYIKNGQGFILVYSLVNQQSFQDIKALRDQIIRVKRYERVPMVLVGNKVDLEGEREVSSGEGKVLAQEWNCPFMETSAKNKGLVDELFAEIVRQMNYSSLPSGGDRCCSCVLF; from the coding sequence ATGAGGGAGTATAAAGTGGTCGTGTTGGGCTCGGGCGGCGTGGGTAAATCTGCATTGACTGTCCAATTTGTGACGGGATCCTTCATTGAGAAATACGACCCCACAATAGAGGATTTTTACCGAAAGGAGATCGAGGTGGACTCGTCTCCCTCTGTTCTGGAGATACTGGACACGGCGGGGACCGAACAGTTCGCCTCGATGCGAGACCTGTACATCAAAAACGGGCAGGGGTTTATTTTGGTCTACAGTCTGGTCAACCAGCAGAGCTTCCAAGACATCAAGGCGTTGAGGGATCAAATCATCCGAGTGAAAAGATACGAGCGAGTGCCCATGGTATTGGTTGGAAATAAAGTGGACTTGGAAGGCGAGAGAGAGGTCTCTTCCGGGGAAGGCAAGGTGCTGGCTCAGGAGTGGAATTGCCCGTTTATGGAAACTTCTGCCAAAAATAAAGGCTTGGTCGACGAACTGTTCGCAGAAATCGTGAGACAGATGAACTATTCCTCTTTACCCAGCGGTGGAGATCGCTGTTGTTCTTGTGTTCTTTTCTAA